A window of the Sphingobacteriaceae bacterium genome harbors these coding sequences:
- the glmM gene encoding phosphoglucosamine mutase, with protein sequence MVSFGTDGIRGIAHQDLTPELFAKVGRAAARVLHSGEASPLMLIGRDTRTSGVELEAALASALVQAGWQVLLLGVVPTPAVAFLARVHGAAAAAVISASHNPPEYNGLKFFGPQGTKIPPETEKALEDFIARDGEPAPAGGSGGRLYQDPDALNPYLQFLLERLGDGAAGRHLVLDCGHGALWELAPRLFRAAGARVTALHHTPDGAAINVDCGSTSPQVAAEAVLAEGAQAGFTFDGDGDRCLAVDDQGRLLDGDYILAVAGLGRLDRDALPKRALVATVMSNMGLDQALAAAGGRVVRCPVGDRHVAETMMAQGLTLGGEQSGHIIFAETGQMTGDGLLTAVEMVREMDITGASLADLAARMKPWPQVHRNIAVDDHHRVAALPAVEAAVAAASAGLAEQGRIVVRPSGTEPVIRVMVEAMDETQAREAAEAIAAAIVEAARQ encoded by the coding sequence ATGGTATCCTTCGGCACCGATGGCATCCGGGGCATCGCCCACCAGGATTTGACCCCGGAGTTGTTCGCCAAAGTGGGACGGGCGGCGGCCCGGGTTCTCCATTCCGGGGAGGCCTCGCCCTTGATGCTGATCGGCAGGGACACCCGGACGTCGGGGGTGGAGTTGGAGGCCGCCTTGGCTTCCGCCCTGGTCCAGGCCGGCTGGCAGGTTCTCCTGCTGGGGGTGGTCCCTACACCGGCGGTGGCTTTCCTGGCCCGGGTCCACGGCGCTGCTGCCGCAGCGGTCATCAGCGCCTCCCACAACCCGCCCGAGTACAACGGCCTCAAGTTTTTCGGCCCCCAGGGGACGAAAATCCCCCCCGAGACGGAAAAGGCCCTGGAGGATTTCATCGCCCGGGACGGTGAGCCGGCGCCCGCCGGCGGGTCCGGGGGCCGCCTTTATCAAGATCCCGATGCCTTGAACCCTTACCTGCAGTTCCTGCTGGAGCGCCTGGGGGACGGAGCCGCCGGCCGCCACCTGGTGTTGGACTGCGGCCACGGCGCCTTGTGGGAACTGGCCCCCCGCCTGTTCCGGGCGGCGGGTGCCCGGGTGACGGCCCTGCATCACACCCCCGACGGCGCCGCCATCAATGTGGACTGCGGCTCCACCAGCCCCCAGGTGGCGGCGGAGGCGGTGCTGGCCGAAGGCGCCCAGGCGGGCTTCACCTTCGACGGGGACGGGGACCGCTGCCTGGCCGTGGACGACCAGGGCCGGCTGCTGGACGGTGACTACATTTTGGCCGTGGCGGGCCTGGGCCGGCTGGACCGGGACGCCCTGCCCAAGCGGGCCTTGGTGGCCACGGTAATGAGCAACATGGGCTTGGACCAGGCCCTGGCCGCCGCCGGCGGCCGGGTGGTCCGCTGCCCCGTGGGCGATCGCCATGTGGCCGAAACCATGATGGCCCAGGGCTTGACTCTGGGAGGTGAGCAGTCGGGGCACATCATATTTGCCGAAACGGGCCAGATGACGGGAGACGGTTTGTTGACGGCGGTGGAAATGGTGCGGGAAATGGACATCACCGGGGCCTCCCTGGCCGACCTGGCGGCCCGGATGAAGCCTTGGCCCCAGGTCCACCGCAACATTGCCGTGGACGACCATCACCGGGTTGCCGCCCTGCCGGCGGTGGAGGCCGCCGTGGCAGCGGCCTCGGCCGGGCTGGCGGAGCAGGGGCGCATCGTGGTGCGTCCCTCGGGCACCGAGCCGGTCATCCGGGTGATGGTGGAGGCGATGGACGAAACCCAGGCCCGGGAGGCGGCGGAAGCCATTGCGGCCGCCATCGTGGAAGCCGCCCGACAGTAA
- a CDS encoding CdaR family protein yields the protein MIERLLRRDINIKILSVLLAISLWLYVSSEQNPEATQIFPLVEVVPRNLPEGLAIVTMDPERVSVTVRGRPSLFDDLEPSEVTAVVDLSDAEAGIVARVIRVELPDGLQAIEITPSEAVLALESFAERELPVEISLEGNSNGQVSVASPLVFPSQVKLTGAETRVNEVARVVGAVDIEGITGNMVFEGVRVFAVDEAGRQVAGVTVVPETVRVVVPVNTSPPLEDEPGAPEPPGESPEE from the coding sequence TTGATCGAGCGACTGTTGCGACGGGATATCAACATCAAGATTTTGTCGGTGCTGCTGGCCATCAGCCTCTGGCTGTATGTGAGCAGCGAGCAGAACCCCGAGGCCACCCAGATCTTCCCCTTGGTGGAAGTGGTGCCCCGGAACCTGCCCGAAGGTTTGGCCATCGTTACTATGGACCCCGAGCGGGTCAGCGTCACCGTGCGGGGCCGCCCCAGCCTGTTCGACGACTTGGAGCCGTCGGAAGTGACGGCGGTGGTGGATTTGTCCGATGCCGAGGCGGGCATCGTGGCCCGGGTCATCCGGGTGGAACTGCCCGACGGCCTCCAGGCCATCGAGATCACCCCGTCGGAGGCGGTGCTGGCCTTGGAGTCCTTCGCCGAGCGGGAGCTGCCCGTGGAAATTTCCCTGGAGGGCAACTCCAACGGCCAGGTCAGCGTGGCCAGCCCCCTGGTGTTTCCCAGCCAGGTGAAATTGACGGGCGCCGAGACCAGGGTCAACGAGGTGGCCCGGGTGGTGGGCGCCGTTGATATCGAAGGCATCACCGGGAATATGGTCTTCGAAGGAGTCAGGGTTTTCGCCGTGGACGAGGCGGGCCGGCAGGTGGCAGGTGTCACCGTGGTGCCCGAAACGGTGCGGGTGGTGGTCCCCGTCAACACCAGCCCGCCCCTGGAGGATGAGCCCGGTGCGCCGGAACCGCCCGGGGAAAGTCCTGAGGAGTAG
- the cdaA gene encoding diadenylate cyclase CdaA, with translation MISLARSLTFLDVVLAVIDILIVAYIIYRFFLLIRGTRATAIITGLAVVLVATPVSRWLRLETLHWLLGYAQIALLVGIPILFQPELRRALEQVGQGGLFRRSLSYLGQEPDVSQVIQVVADAARTLSRNRTGAIIVIERTTGLGDVAETGIPIDGLVSKELLINLFLPRTPLHDGAVIIRGDRVVAAGCFLPLTDQPLDISLGSRHRAAVGISEHSDAVAVVVSEETGAISIAHGGKLIQKLDDDALRQRLTNLLLPAAEGNQRPFLFGQRNKN, from the coding sequence ATGATTTCCCTAGCGCGCAGCCTGACTTTTCTCGATGTGGTCCTCGCCGTAATCGACATCTTAATCGTCGCTTACATCATCTACCGGTTTTTTCTCCTCATCCGGGGAACCAGGGCCACCGCCATCATCACCGGCCTCGCCGTCGTCCTGGTGGCCACTCCCGTGAGCCGCTGGCTGCGCTTGGAAACCCTTCACTGGCTGCTGGGCTACGCCCAAATCGCCCTCTTGGTGGGCATCCCCATCCTGTTCCAGCCGGAACTGCGCCGGGCCTTGGAGCAAGTGGGCCAGGGGGGCCTGTTCCGCCGTTCCTTGTCATACCTGGGGCAGGAGCCCGACGTGAGCCAGGTCATCCAGGTGGTGGCCGATGCGGCCCGAACCTTGTCCCGGAACCGCACCGGCGCCATCATCGTCATCGAACGGACTACCGGTCTGGGGGACGTGGCTGAGACGGGCATACCCATCGACGGCCTGGTGTCCAAAGAACTGCTCATCAACTTGTTCCTGCCCCGCACGCCCCTCCACGACGGCGCCGTCATCATCCGGGGCGACCGGGTGGTGGCTGCCGGCTGCTTCCTGCCCTTGACGGACCAGCCTTTGGATATCTCCCTGGGCAGCCGGCACCGGGCGGCGGTGGGCATCAGCGAGCATTCCGACGCCGTGGCCGTGGTGGTCTCCGAGGAAACGGGCGCCATCTCCATCGCCCACGGGGGCAAGCTGATCCAGAAATTGGACGACGACGCCCTGCGGCAACGACTGACCAACCTGCTGCTGCCGGCCGCCGAGGGCAACCAGCGGCCCTTCCTGTTCGGGCAGCGCAACAAGAATTGA
- a CDS encoding redox-sensing transcriptional repressor Rex: MRSGRGARSGRVPDAAVRRLPVYLRVLEDLRQREIDIVSSAELARRTGFSSEQIRKDLTYFGAFGTRGVGYRTETLSIQLREILGLDREVPAALVGAGNLGTALARYNILRHRDVRIVGIFDNDPQKVGTSIEGVPILATDDLEKVVPEQGIRMAVITVPAEAAQEMASRLVQVGVEAILNFSPTQLRVPPGVYVQNIDLSIELRSLAYYVSAGRRQEDMGSTRG; this comes from the coding sequence ATGCGCAGTGGACGGGGTGCACGTTCAGGACGGGTGCCTGACGCCGCCGTTCGGCGGCTGCCGGTCTACCTGCGCGTGCTGGAAGATTTGCGCCAGCGGGAAATCGACATCGTTTCGTCGGCGGAGCTGGCCCGCCGGACCGGCTTCTCCTCGGAGCAGATCCGCAAGGATTTGACTTATTTCGGCGCCTTCGGCACCCGCGGCGTCGGCTACCGCACCGAGACCCTCAGCATCCAACTGCGGGAAATTTTGGGCCTGGACCGGGAAGTGCCCGCCGCCCTGGTGGGCGCCGGCAATCTGGGCACCGCCCTGGCCCGCTACAACATTCTCCGCCATCGGGACGTGCGCATCGTAGGCATTTTCGACAACGACCCCCAAAAGGTGGGGACGTCCATCGAAGGGGTGCCCATCCTTGCCACCGACGATCTGGAGAAGGTGGTCCCCGAGCAAGGCATCCGCATGGCCGTCATCACGGTGCCCGCCGAAGCGGCCCAGGAGATGGCCTCCCGCCTGGTGCAGGTAGGCGTGGAAGCCATATTGAACTTTTCCCCAACCCAGCTGCGGGTTCCGCCGGGGGTGTATGTGCAAAACATCGACTTGAGCATCGAACTCCGGAGCCTGGCCTACTACGTGTCTGCAGGCCGCCGCCAGGAAGACATGGGCTCTACCCGGGGTTGA
- a CDS encoding polyprenyl synthetase family protein: MKAQVQQHPTGYRGVHAVIAELFPEVRDDVLRVEAEMERLLTADNPLLEELANHLLAGGGKRLRPALVLISGLPFDYRWKTLVPVAAAVELIHTATLVHDDVVDRASLRRGVDTVNSRWGDRASVLLGDYLFALGFSTLASAGDSRVVRAMADVVFRMSGGELEQLTGAYDTSRTVRDYLRQIDKKTAYFIGECCRVGALVASAPEGAAEALRCFGYGIGMGFQIVDDILDLVGREAELGKRNGTDLRSGIYTLPVLYALQGPRGRELEAILANRPLTDEQVAQAIDLVRASGGVEHAYRVAQKYIDEAKAGLVHIPAGPARERLLAVADFVAARRF; this comes from the coding sequence TTGAAGGCACAAGTCCAGCAGCATCCCACCGGCTACCGGGGGGTTCACGCCGTCATCGCCGAACTTTTTCCCGAGGTCAGGGATGATGTGCTACGGGTCGAGGCCGAAATGGAACGGCTCCTCACGGCCGACAACCCGTTGCTGGAGGAGTTGGCCAACCACCTGCTGGCAGGGGGCGGCAAGCGGCTGCGGCCCGCTTTGGTCCTCATCTCGGGCCTGCCCTTTGACTACCGGTGGAAAACCTTGGTGCCCGTGGCCGCCGCCGTGGAATTGATCCACACGGCCACTTTGGTCCACGACGACGTGGTGGACCGGGCCAGCCTGCGCCGGGGCGTGGACACCGTCAACTCCCGCTGGGGAGACCGGGCGTCGGTCCTCCTGGGGGACTACCTGTTCGCCCTGGGCTTCTCCACCTTGGCCTCCGCCGGCGACAGCCGGGTGGTCCGGGCCATGGCCGACGTGGTTTTCCGCATGTCGGGCGGCGAGCTGGAGCAGTTGACGGGCGCCTACGACACCAGCCGCACGGTGCGGGATTACCTGCGGCAAATCGACAAGAAGACGGCCTACTTCATCGGCGAGTGCTGCCGGGTGGGAGCCCTGGTGGCCTCGGCCCCCGAAGGGGCGGCGGAGGCCCTGCGCTGCTTCGGCTACGGCATCGGCATGGGCTTTCAAATCGTGGACGACATCCTGGACCTGGTGGGCCGGGAGGCGGAACTGGGCAAGCGCAACGGCACCGACCTGCGCAGCGGCATCTACACCTTGCCGGTGCTGTACGCCCTGCAGGGTCCCCGGGGCCGGGAACTGGAGGCCATCCTGGCCAACCGGCCCTTGACCGATGAGCAGGTGGCCCAGGCCATCGACCTGGTCCGGGCCAGCGGCGGCGTGGAGCATGCCTACCGGGTGGCCCAGAAGTACATCGACGAAGCCAAGGCGGGGTTGGTGCACATTCCCGCCGGACCGGCCCGGGAGCGGCTGCTGGCCGTGGCCGATTTCGTGGCGGCCCGGCGTTTTTGA
- the rapZ gene encoding RNase adapter RapZ → MTQGRERNDLQFLIITGLSGAGKTLAIRCLEDLGFFCVDNMPPALLPTFAQLCLQTDGRVSRAAVVMDVRGGAFFDRTVEALDELDTMGISYQVLFLEADEATLVRRFKETRRRHPMVLGGRIADGIAMEARRLEVLRGRAHRIIDTSSMTPGDLARRLSNWYADPQASGMTLTILTFGFKHGLPMDADLVLDVRFLPNPYYVPSLRPLTGNDQPVKDYVLKWPITHQLLERLKGLLDFLIPQYVNEGKAHMTIAIGCTGGRHRSVVIGNMLWEHLRGRLPSVTTEHRDVGRPPAPPDGNAAGHDGRKGLSIPYAKNT, encoded by the coding sequence ATGACCCAAGGCCGGGAGCGCAACGACCTCCAGTTCCTGATCATCACCGGTCTTTCGGGTGCGGGGAAGACCCTGGCCATCCGATGCCTGGAAGACCTGGGGTTTTTCTGTGTCGACAACATGCCGCCCGCCCTGCTGCCCACCTTTGCCCAGCTTTGCCTGCAAACCGACGGCCGGGTGAGCCGGGCCGCCGTGGTCATGGACGTGCGGGGCGGCGCCTTCTTCGACCGTACGGTGGAAGCCTTGGATGAACTGGACACCATGGGCATCTCCTATCAGGTCCTCTTCCTGGAGGCCGACGAGGCCACCTTGGTGCGCCGCTTCAAGGAGACCCGGCGCCGCCACCCCATGGTCCTGGGCGGCCGCATCGCCGACGGCATCGCCATGGAGGCCCGCCGCCTGGAAGTCCTGCGGGGCCGGGCCCACCGCATCATCGACACCAGCAGCATGACCCCCGGGGACCTGGCCCGGCGCCTCAGCAACTGGTACGCCGATCCCCAGGCCTCGGGCATGACCCTGACCATTTTGACCTTCGGCTTCAAGCACGGCCTGCCCATGGACGCCGATCTGGTGCTGGACGTGCGGTTCCTGCCCAATCCCTATTACGTGCCCTCCCTGCGCCCCCTGACGGGCAACGACCAGCCGGTGAAGGACTACGTGCTGAAGTGGCCCATCACCCACCAGCTGCTGGAGCGCCTCAAGGGGCTGCTGGACTTTCTCATTCCCCAGTACGTCAACGAAGGCAAGGCCCACATGACCATCGCCATCGGCTGCACCGGCGGCCGGCACAGGTCGGTGGTCATCGGCAACATGCTGTGGGAGCACTTGCGGGGCCGGCTGCCCTCGGTTACTACGGAACATAGGGATGTGGGCCGCCCGCCCGCCCCGCCCGACGGGAACGCCGCCGGGCATGATGGCAGAAAGGGATTGAGCATCCCCTATGCGAAAAACACGTAA
- a CDS encoding PspC domain-containing protein produces MRRLYRSEKDRMLGGVCGGLAEHFGVDPTFIRLAWAVLSLFKGAGVLLYFIAWAIIPPEPKTSH; encoded by the coding sequence TTGCGTCGTCTGTATCGTTCCGAAAAGGACCGCATGCTGGGCGGGGTTTGCGGCGGCCTGGCGGAGCACTTCGGGGTGGACCCCACCTTTATCCGCCTGGCGTGGGCCGTCCTCAGCCTGTTCAAGGGAGCAGGCGTCCTGCTTTACTTCATCGCCTGGGCCATCATCCCCCCGGAGCCCAAGACGTCCCACTGA
- a CDS encoding DUF4097 family beta strand repeat-containing protein has product MNEERMLILKMIEEGRLTAAEGAELLEALEEELDRREDDDRREEPGDTAAQVAARAERVVERLSHQGEKVMSKVARGAGRVAADVEKMLSRLPGMVENLAARLDLPALGHLLGPRWRFQEEIKGELPPGPEPVTVVVDTYHGQISVTTWDEPGYRLLLTKLVHHRREEEAAELAVGMAQVSEKQGELHVRAEPGPGQAGVGIRLWLPRNRTYRLILRTANGRITLAELEAAQVEATTANGQITATQVVCPRASFSTANGSIELAGRWGDLRAGTSHGRIQLDLEDITGPRADIHLGTSHARIGVTIVAAGDIGYDIDAATGLGRIQVDLPHLEFETGPLGTTGRDLVRARSAHFGEQPRRVFIRAQTSHGDIIVGARETDG; this is encoded by the coding sequence TTGAATGAAGAACGCATGCTCATTTTGAAGATGATCGAGGAAGGCCGGCTGACGGCCGCCGAGGGCGCCGAACTGCTGGAGGCCTTGGAGGAAGAACTGGACCGCCGGGAGGACGACGACCGGCGGGAGGAGCCCGGGGACACCGCCGCCCAGGTGGCCGCCCGGGCCGAGCGGGTAGTGGAAAGGTTGAGCCACCAGGGCGAGAAGGTCATGTCCAAGGTGGCCCGGGGCGCCGGGCGGGTGGCCGCCGACGTGGAGAAGATGCTGAGCCGCCTGCCGGGCATGGTGGAGAACCTGGCGGCCCGGCTGGACCTGCCGGCTCTGGGCCACCTGCTGGGACCCCGCTGGCGCTTCCAGGAGGAGATCAAAGGAGAACTGCCCCCCGGCCCCGAGCCGGTGACGGTGGTGGTGGACACCTACCACGGCCAGATTTCCGTCACCACATGGGACGAGCCGGGCTACCGCCTCCTGCTGACCAAACTGGTCCATCACCGGCGGGAAGAAGAAGCCGCCGAGCTGGCCGTGGGCATGGCCCAGGTCAGCGAGAAGCAGGGGGAACTGCACGTCCGGGCTGAGCCGGGGCCGGGCCAGGCCGGCGTGGGCATCCGGCTGTGGCTGCCCCGGAATCGCACTTACCGCCTCATCCTGCGCACGGCCAACGGCCGCATCACCTTGGCCGAACTGGAGGCCGCCCAGGTGGAGGCCACCACCGCCAACGGGCAGATCACGGCCACCCAGGTGGTTTGCCCCCGGGCCTCCTTCAGCACCGCCAACGGCAGCATCGAGCTGGCCGGCCGGTGGGGCGACCTGCGGGCCGGCACCAGCCACGGCCGCATCCAACTGGACCTGGAGGACATCACCGGCCCCCGGGCCGACATCCACCTGGGCACCTCCCATGCCCGCATCGGCGTCACCATCGTCGCCGCCGGCGACATCGGCTACGACATCGACGCCGCCACCGGCCTGGGACGCATCCAGGTGGACCTGCCCCATCTGGAGTTCGAGACGGGCCCCCTGGGCACCACGGGCAGGGACCTGGTCCGGGCCCGCAGCGCCCATTTCGGGGAGCAGCCCCGGCGGGTGTTCATCCGCGCCCAGACGAGCCACGGTGATATCATAGTAGGTGCCAGGGAAACCGACGGTTAG